GTGCATTTTGTTAAGGCTGAGGGGCAATAGTTGGGTTCAATGAAATGATGCATATTGAGTAGTTTGTAATTAAACGTTGCATTTTATTAGTAGTAGTTTGTGTTTAACGTTGAGAAGCACGAGAAATGAGATTCATTCTGAAATGAGATTCATTCTAGTATATGTTGAACTAAGTGGAGTTTGGAGATTATTGGAAAATCTCTTTCAAGAAATGACAATTTCGTtcttggttttcctttcttgaGTTTTTACTCTCTTGCATTTTCTTGTTTCAACCTTGTTTGGTGACGGGAAGGAAGTAAGCTTGTGACCGACGGTTGACCTCATGTGTGTTGGGATAGTACATGCAGTTGCAAGCATATATTTTGACTATTGCCAACTCGGCAACTAAAGTTGGGTATACATCTATGCTGTTTACTATTTTTCCTACCTGATAATATGAGGCAAGAGTAATCAAGTCTCTCCATCGGCAAGTCTAGAGAAACCAAATGAAATGCTTCTCAACTTATCACAGTCTCCAATCATAACACCATAGTCTTCTAGATAGATTGTGAAAAGGAACAGTCGCCGAAGGCGGTTTTCCTTTAGCTTGTTCAATAATTCACGTGGGGATGATGATTAAGACCAACCTAGCTATTTTTCCTTGAtccattttttagttttataattttgtagtaGTTAGAATGACTAATAGTTGGGGATCCCAACTCTTTTCTCATGTGTCTCTAATCCTTTATggtaagagaaattctatttacagtctcCAAACGGGAACTGTATGTGTAAACTCTtctttaaatggaaaaaaatgccatatttataaggatattattgtaattttaaaaaaatttaaagataaaattgactATGCTTGCAATGCAGTTCTCAAATGAaaattgtatatagcattactcgatTAGTTAGTAATgcctacttaaaaaaaataacttttattatgtaatcacattgtattttttatatatgatagcaATGTTATTGTCAGATGATTTTTGAAGACTGCTAATGACATCACGATTTTTGGAAAAGTAGATGTTTTCTTTGTATCGATGATGCCGATATAGACTCGCTGTCATTTAATAggtcaccaataaaaaaaattgcattagaAATAAGTTCAAttaaaaatcttagtgactggttaattaaatttacaacTCTCTCGTACTGTTGCAACTTTGCAAGGATATGGGAAACAATTCCACCTTGTTGGCTTCATATTCGCCTTGTGCTTTGTATGCATTTTTTCAATCTGGAAAACATAGTGACATTAACTATAAGATTCAACACGATTGTACATGATATGTGAAACTGGCCAACATGCAATTAAAGACACGTAATGATATCAAGTAATCACAGGCATCAATCAGTTCAGAATTCTAAGATGAGCACGTATGGcaaatttatccaaaaaataaaaaatccattgACCAAATAACTATAAAGTTACATTAGAAATCATCAAAAGAACGAGAGGAGTTTCACACAATGTCATTTGGCTTGGTTTGGTTActcaactcacctcaactcatcattataaattttttaaattctaatataaaatataataaacaattcaattttttcaaattttaaaataataataatattaaaaaataatattctaacaatattttatcatttcaactcaattcaactcaactcagttcaacatccaaacgcaaccttaggctacgtttggatgttgagctgagctcagttctttatgaatagtagtgagttgactAGTGGAAGAAATTATGTAGAGCCCATCTAAACTAAGTTTAAAGTGtgcttggatgttaagatgagtttagtacttttataaaaatttgaaaaaagttgtgggtcctatgtataaaaatgtgttaagttgaaaaatgttatgggtCCCTCGTGtgaagaggttttgagttgaaatgagtttagtgatttgaaagttgggtgtttgaatgttagactcagcttaaaattagactgaccTCAACTGAGTCTTGTAATCAAACGCAGCCTTAAATAGTTAGACTAGGACTCCTATATATTATGGAAATATAAGAACCCTACTTTGTCTATTTTCGACCTCCTAATCCAATTACGAGTTAAAGAACTTATAATATAAGTTCTTATAAGTAAAATGTTAACCCACAAAAGATTATTACCAACCTACTATCACAACATTGACAATGAATTCATTTTTTAAGGCATTAATGCATGAGTGAAATTCTGATGAGAAAAAGCCAAATGTTGTCTATATCGAAACCATGGATACACCACCTCGAGGTCTTGAAAAGTTTCTTAAATTTACCGTCGAATTTTCAATCACCccagaaattataaattttggtCATCACTGCTTTAAACTACCAGGAGTACGTTACTTTGTTTTACTTCTTGATAACATGTATGCAAGGTGTGGTGCCCCTATGAAAGCAACCATATGATCCATTAAGTTGATCAGAGGACTGCCGATGGCGCCTGTTCTTGTAGTCCCTATGGTAATATAGAGGTCAGGAAGCAAGTCCTAAAATAGCTTTTGGTTGTCATACAATGGCGCTAAGGGTGGGGATCATTTGGATGGTGGCCGACAATGATACCCGTTCACCCGTCGTATGGACTGGACTAGGGAGTATATGGAGGCGGGGACAAGAAAGTACTAGGGGAGAAATTGACTGATCTCTGCCCAAATGGGAACCGAGTGCGGGAAAGGTAGCTGCTCACCAGTGTagggcgggtagcacccttaATATATATGGGAAACAAGGTTTCACGACTGTAGGTGAACATGTGGAAATGGCCAACATGCATTGAAAGGCACGTAATGATATAAATTAGTAATCACATGCATTAATGATCAGTCCCATTTGCCATCCGTGCTCGCTATGCACTAAGTAGCTCCCCAAATTGGCTTTGAAAACGTATAGAGCCAAGTAACCAACCACCATTAACCTCAAAGGAAATAATGAACaggatcaagaaaaaaaaacaaatgacatgtgaatttattattgaaaattattcaAGTAAACACattttgtagaattttaaaATAGTGGTACTGCGCATTTATCAATGAAATTCATTGAAcccaaattaaagaaaatataaacgTACACTAGCAATCTGCAAAAAAATGGGAGGAGTCTCATACGGACTGTAGTTAGCATAGGACTCTTTCCTATTATGCATATTTAGTAATCAACCTACTTGTGCATGTCATATATTTTCCACCTCTTAATCCAATTAGAATTGAAGAACTtagaatatttcttttaaagttttttGGATACTTTTATCTCTTTGTCTCAAATCCATGCATTTAGAATATCTTTATTAGATATTGTACGTGAGTCATTTTAATTGAGTTTTGATCTGTTTTGACATTGTTTGAAGCTCTAAACCCATTCTTGGCATTTTGATTTTAGTCTTGTAGTTGATCAAGGCCATATGTAGCCTATTATCAGCTCAATCTTTCAGCCTATTATTAgctctttgtttgttttggctATTATTAACTCATTGTTGGTCATGACTCCGGATTTGATGTTCCAATTCATGCATGCCAGTCACTTAATCAccaatgttatttttttcatctcatcgGCAACCAAATTAACGAATATAAAGGCTatactcaaatttcaaaatcaaaaattcaaaattctccACCTAAATCAGTACTTTAAGGGAGATGTCGGTGATAATATCAAGTCAAttagaatttgatttgattttcataatgattAAGATCATATCTATCCTATCTTAATTTTTCTATGAATATAAATCTATGGTTTGTATTCAATAACACCTGATAACAATAAATAGGTAGCCCACAAAATCTTTCTCAATCCTCTCCTCTCtatctcaaattttattatattttatatttcctaTCGGATGCCAACTTCCACGACCCGTGCAAAGAACACAATGATAAAGAATTCGTACGCTAATTTGCTTGGATTGTGATGGAAACTTCCACGACCCGGGTCGAACGCGAAGCCGGCTTGCGttccaaattttcttttagattattatgtatgaaaataacAAGTAATTTGAAATGAGCTATGGGCtcaaaaatttgttttggtaGAATATGGATTTTATCCGAAAAATTCCTTTAAGTGAGAATTTATCCGAAAAATTTACAAGataagttgtattatttttaaagattaaaccgAGACCGATAACTCACGGAAAGTCCAAACCACCACGTACGCTCAAAACTCAAACCAGTGAGAACAAGTCCAGACTCCACGCCATGCACGTTTCCCTCCCACAGTCCCACTGCATTCACGGCTACGGtcctatatatattcatgtataAACTGGATGTTCAATTTTTCGCCAAGCTAGTGTTGCCGCACATAGTTTTTCCAGCAGGCAAACCCTAGGAAACCACCACCTTAACACACCGCTGCTCAGCCACTGTGAACCCTGACCACCACGTTGCCAGCTAGAGACGAGAGCAAACTCATCCACTTTCGCCCAGTAGCTCAGCCTCGAAGCCACGACGGAACAACTGTGAGCCTTCACCACGGACAGTCCAGTGCGACCGAAAGGGTAGTCGTTGTGATCCAAGCCACCGCCGCACGTCGTCCACACCAACGGCGTTCGTGCACCCATAATACGGAAGCAACCGCCTGCATAAAGGAAACGAACAAGCCTCTGTTTTAAGCAAGAAAAACAGAGCACTTGTTCCCCAAACCGAGAGCCAAGCCTTGTCACAGTTGAGGCCACGACGCCACAGCCAGCAGCAACAGAACACGCTGGAGAACAAGCCTCCACCGTCGGACGCCACCCAGTTGACGTCCAGCACCACTACTCGCTGCCCCCACGTTGCATGATACGTAAACTCCCTCTCCCTAtctctcagactctctctctctctctctctctctctctcactctccgcCGTAacagttttctctctctctcccttccacAGTGCTCTGCCACCGCTCCCAGCCACCTTGCCGTTGCTTTGTAGCTGCTCTCACGGTGAGTCCGTCGCACGGTGCTCTCCCTTGTAACTCTGTTATTCTCAGAAAACATGGATTGCTTTTTGTGTTATTTCCGTAATATAAATTTGAACCGCAAGTTTAGCGatattacaaaaacaaattgcCACTTATTCTATTGTGTAGCCTTCTGTAAAGCCTCAAAACATATACATCTTGTGTTTTTAAATTGCGCTGGGTTTTTGTCGCATAGAGCTTGTAGTTGAATCTATCGTGTAGCCTTCTGTAAAGcctaaaaacatatatatacatcttGTGTTTTTAAATAGGGCTAGGTTTTTGTCGCATGGAGCTTGTAGTTTTAAGCCCttagaaatttaaattaagtAAATACCCCTACCAATAAGTGTTAATCGTAGATTTATATTTTACGATACGATTGATCAAGAGAAATTTGGTGTTTGaaggtgaaaaataatttagatttttgatgTATTATTTAGAGATATTTAGTGAATGTTGATTTATTTGAGGGTaacaagaattttaaaattgtagaaaaatatgttattttaatatttcagatttaaatatcaaaaaatgGATTTAATTAGAGATTTAAATAAGTTACATgtatattttatagatgacgatTGATTTTACTTGGCAcaattgtggaaaaatttaaaaaattttgaagaatcgggtaagtggggttcctatactagaatttgcataaaacaaatgaataaatgttgattttggaaatatatgcatgttttgttatgaaaagatatttgagacaaactcaattatttgttctgcattactcatgaaatatgtataaaagagaaaaatattttctgtcatgactggtgtagacatgagctattttgacattctatctatgaactatgcaaaaagagcgaatataaacatttgtgcataattatataatgttGATTTGATTCTGTTGTGTTCTGAATATGTTATGTTCtttgatatgaaatgatgtGATCTCTTGAAACCTCTGGtatgatattttgtttttattctgtTCTAACCTTACAacgagtgtaaaactgtggcctctgttccgGTTGGTACCAagttttctatttctggtgcacccactttggaagcaaagtggttttctgcgtaaTCTTTCCTATTAAacactcggggctctgagaataataagagaaaactttcacattctgtttttgctcggttggccaccggggtttgtacaaccctaccgctagagttaaacatggaattatgTTATGATGTGATgctcagttatgttatgccaaatgatatttttgaataagaatattttcaaattttcgctctgatattttgataatatgttctaATTCTagattctgaaaataaaaatattttgttccgcTTTCAGAActctcatgtttacatactagtatatgttctctgcttactgaattgttgataactcacaccttaacttcacaatattttttagataattttgatggtttagctggaaatcaagagtaggaagtttgaGGAAGATTGGATGATTGTATAGTCCTATtcaacatatttattattttatgcgATTTGAGTATTTGGAGATGTGAATATTTTTAGTCTTTTTggagatttttaatttgttatgttgagGTCTTTATTTGGTGTCCTTGTGAAGGAACATAAATGTTTGGTTGAAactagtatatttatattttatggagtttttggagtatatataattatgttatggaAATGATTTTGGGTGACAGGaactaactctccagaccttcGGGACCGAAGCGTTACACATGCAGAGCATGTATGTACTTCAATAGGCCAATAAATTTAAGTTCCTTTTTATTCTTCTCATCAAATATATGCATGATTTTCTTGCCTAAATAATTTATATGTAGccaattatatataactataaaaatgactatttttttactaaaataagtCAATTCTCACGGTAAATTATAGTtattttcgtcacaaataattTATCTCAAATACTAATTTATCTTGTAATGATTTGTATTTAAACTCTCtgtagtttttatcttttagatGTACAAAGCGCGCTTCACATCGAGCTGTTCTTCGAATTGAAGACTTCGCTTTATTATTCGAAATATCCAATATCCATCCTTATAGCTAGCATTAATTCTtaccctatatatatagtatttcttcgttcaagaaaaattaaaaggacCAAATGCAACTCATGCTAATGCTAGCTGTCGCACATGACAAGTACTGCGAAATATGTAGCTTATATGAATTCCAGAAGTCAGTCTATAGGCCGTTTGTatcatgttatattattattttacgtATTCGGGAAATAGcgaataaaaatgtttttttaatcgaatcaaacaaattatttatcattttcaaaaagaaagtaGCTAGAATTTTGTGTATTAAATACCATACctcgctagctagctagaagatCTATCTTGATTAATTCCTAATCCAATTAGGAGTACTTGAAgatctaattataatataacttgGACTGATCAAGaaccaaattaatatttataatatcatgtGCTACATTAATTAAGCAATTGCATTAGCAAACAGATTGAAATCTGGAAAATCTTCTTTCAAGACATCTGCATTAGTATTTTCTGTGAGTACATCGCTGTATCGGAAATTAAAAGAGATGTATTTTGAGAGCCAGGGCCGGGCTAGCTATAAGCATGGCAGCAGTCGAAGTTCCAAAGTGGTTAACATCTATATTAGACGCCAACTTCCATGATCCATGCAAAGAACATAAAGACAAAGATAATACCCAGTTCTGCTTGGATTGTAATGGCAAAGTGCTTTGTAAAACTTGTAAAACTCAGAGCAGCATGCATGCAGGTCACCAAGTTCTACaggtaaatttatttatttattaattatctcaaacgatatatattatatatatggggcTTATTTCTCGCCTATTTGGCCTtgtaattaataaattctttgtgatttttgtgttttaggtGTACAAAGCTTCGCATCGAGCTGTTCTTCGGATTCAAGACATTGGTTTACTATTCGACATCTCCGATATCCATCCTTACAGCATTAATTCTTACTCTATAGTCTTTCTTCGTCCAAGAATAAAAGAAGCAAATCATGTAAGTCATGCTAACGCTGCTCACAAGTGCAAAATATGTGGCTATCAATTCCCGAAGTCATCCAGGTCTATTTCGTTCAAGTTGAAAAGATCAAACTCTTTCAGATTTTGTTCACTCGCATGCAAAGTACGTAAGATCATcactttttctaattatttttcactgttttttttaaatattttaaattgaaattttcaaggaagatttattgttatttaaGTATCTCATTCACGTaagtaattatttattgtaGGCCAAAAGCTGTATGATGGATTTAAGCACGCTGGCAGATGGATGTGCAAAAACTGAGGTATTGATGATCTCGCAAGTAGTGATAGCTAACGAAAGTGTTCCCCAATTTTGCCCAGAAAGTAAAGATCAAGAGAATATGACAGTACCGGTTGCTGAACCTCCTCAATCTTTTCGCAAAAGAAGTAGGAAAGGGATACCGAAAAGGGCTCCTTTCTTTTAGGGtcataatatatatcatgtcatataaatatatatatatatatatatatatattattttacgtACATATTCGGAAAATACTACTACTACAGTACTGTACGCCtaaaagagtttttattttttattttttgttaatcgAATTGAACaagtttatcattttcggaaaggAATTGAAATAGCTAGAAAGTGTATTATTATACGTAGATATATGAGTTGggtgttttcctttttgtattattaattgacataattattatttcaagAATTATGTGTGATTTTAGAacagatatatattatacaatgaAGCTTGATAGCTCATTGCATTTTGAGTTtgccagaaaatattttaatctgagccatatatattataaatcatATGTTCATTAATGCTTCTGCATGCACATACAACCTAGCTTGCACGCAAAGCTCCAACTCCAAGAGGCCATCGATCGAGGATCAACTTTCACGGTAATGATGACGAGGATAAGCtgttttgagtaatgctataaaCATGTTTCAAATAAGAacaattctattcatcatccaaaCTCCCATATCTtcttatcatctcatgatgtggcatGAGATGATAgatttacaagtaaaatgtaataaataactttcaatcacctaatgtcacatcataagatgatgagaggatgataaaaaTTTAGATGATGCAGAATAGCATTATTCGAAAAGCTTGGAAATCtattatgttttgttttctgATCCTCATCATGAGTACTGTTTGGAGGCTAATGCAAGCCCTATAATCGGCATAatagtgattatatatatataataatgcatTTTTGCCATAACCCGATCAAGTCCTTCAAGAATATGGTTATTTGGTTACTGAAAACTCTGTCGTGAATAGAGTTGTGCTATTTCTTAGACTTCAATCTTTAGAGATTAGCCATTTAGACTAGACTATGTCAATCACGAAAGTGTACTGGAATATTACTAATGTTTGTAATTGACTTGTTATTTTAAATCAACTTTATATGTCATTCAATTAATGGAATGAGattcgtttaaaaaaaaaacgtccttcaagaatattaatCTCTAAGAATCAAATTTATCCTTTATATGTGAAAGTTCGACGTACGGCGCAAAAGATCTCTGTCCaagtctcattttcttttcttatttatttatttattttttgaatgtattATCCGGTGGGAATAACTAgataaatagaaatgatatagGAAGTAATTAAAGAAACATTAAACATATGAGAGCAACTACTGACCGGTCGGGTGATTAGTGTCAATTTACACTAACAAATCACAATCTATCATGCAGGAGATGCAATAAATTACAACATAGGCTCGTACACaggtgatttttatttttattttactattatttttttacaattctatCTTACCCCCGCCCTCTGTcactctctttccctcactccCTCCCCCCATCCCGTGACTTGCTCAAATTTTCGATTGTTGCTCCCCTCGAGACCGAGAGAGATGTGGCCATCGAGTCATCGACGGGCTCCCTAATGCTACTGCCGTTTGTGCTTGTCATGCGATGGGGTCTCTCTGTCTCCAttctctgcttttttttttttttttcttggtatttGTTCAATTTGTGTGAGCCATTGACGGTGGAAAATGTGAGTATTGGGTGGAGAAGATCTTTATGTGTGGGCGGTATGTTTTGGGGCCGCGGTCACAAAGGTACAGACTGCAGAGAGAGTGAGGGTGACAAAATGCTCTCTGTCCTTTGCAAAATTTAACCCAATGATCGTAGGGTCAGGCTCTTTGTTCTTCTATGCTTTGCATCAGTTTCCTCCATTCTGCACAACACCAAATGATACCATGCTCCCAAGATCACATTAGTCTCATCTTTACTTAATGGCCCAGAAGCCTTCTTCTTGCTCTTGTTGAACATGGTTTAAGCATTAATGGTCCTCTGAATTTCTTCAACATGCCTGTCATGTTTGTTGCCTACGAAAATGGCTTAAGGGAGAAGAATGACTTCGATGGgagaagaggaaagagagaagggagaggggGTTTAACTGGATGCACACCCATCGTAAGTACCATAACTCTACTATGTGTTGGGTTTTTACTGCTGGGAGTAAATGAAAAATACGCACCCCACCGTTTTGAAGGTTTTCCCTAAACATATTTCTAATCCACTACCAAAGAATACAaagtaaaattagaaaaaaaacattgaaaatataaatataaagtaaaattaaaaatggaaacaactccttaaaaaaaaaaaaagttcacccAGAGGGATGGCCCTCGTTTGTGGCAACAAAGGGCCACCAAAATCGTAGGGTGTCCACCCGTCGTGCAGACCAATCTAGGCAGCCCAAGCCATTAGTGGCCACCCGTCCatgggta
Above is a genomic segment from Juglans microcarpa x Juglans regia isolate MS1-56 chromosome 1D, Jm3101_v1.0, whole genome shotgun sequence containing:
- the LOC121237033 gene encoding protein RGF1 INDUCIBLE TRANSCRIPTION FACTOR 1-like; translated protein: MAAVEVPKWLTSILDANFHDPCKEHKDKDNTQFCLDCNGKVLCKTCKTQSSMHAGHQVLQVYKASHRAVLRIQDIGLLFDISDIHPYSINSYSIVFLRPRIKEANHAKSCMMDLSTLADGCAKTEVLMISQVVIANESVPQFCPESKDQENMTVPVAEPPQSFRKRSRKGIPKRAPFF